A window from Longibacter salinarum encodes these proteins:
- a CDS encoding ADP-ribosylglycohydrolase family protein: protein MACSPDRILGTCLGTAVGDALGMPIEGISHQNVRTYYKGVKEYRDDEQRKDLDAGQWTDDTQMTFALVRALASNVEPATWPQAVATQYVVLRDDARRWGPTTKAAIDRLAEGVSPDTSGSANNPTNGAAMRAAPLGVWWACTGASRDEALDAIIPVLSVTHRHPASLAAGYGQARAVALAIEADVETFDKESFWKDLIEHVIYAENSVSGDGDSDRRVSDRLERLRMHLDEFPLDMRDLCGGAGVRADEAWPYACAMFVRRPHLLENTLLSSINVGGDADTHGAMLGALLGALHGWKAFPDEWRDGLEARARLEEEAGAFAQNLETVKR, encoded by the coding sequence CGGTACGTGTCTCGGCACCGCCGTCGGTGACGCCCTTGGGATGCCGATTGAAGGCATCAGTCATCAGAATGTCCGGACCTACTACAAGGGTGTCAAGGAATATCGGGATGATGAGCAGCGAAAAGATCTCGACGCCGGGCAGTGGACGGACGATACGCAGATGACGTTTGCGCTCGTTCGGGCGCTGGCCTCCAATGTTGAGCCAGCGACCTGGCCGCAGGCAGTGGCAACGCAGTATGTTGTGCTTCGCGATGATGCACGGCGCTGGGGGCCGACGACGAAAGCAGCCATTGATCGGCTCGCGGAGGGTGTGTCCCCAGATACATCCGGAAGCGCGAACAATCCGACGAACGGAGCGGCGATGCGTGCTGCGCCTCTCGGGGTGTGGTGGGCGTGCACCGGAGCGTCAAGGGATGAAGCCCTGGATGCAATCATCCCGGTGCTGTCCGTGACGCATCGGCACCCGGCTTCCCTTGCGGCCGGCTATGGGCAGGCTCGGGCGGTCGCTCTCGCCATAGAGGCAGACGTGGAGACGTTCGACAAAGAGTCGTTCTGGAAGGACCTGATCGAGCACGTCATCTACGCCGAAAACAGCGTGTCGGGAGATGGCGACTCGGACCGGCGCGTCTCCGACCGACTCGAACGACTGCGCATGCACCTGGACGAATTTCCGCTCGACATGCGCGACCTCTGTGGCGGCGCCGGCGTTCGGGCGGACGAGGCGTGGCCGTACGCCTGCGCGATGTTCGTGCGACGGCCGCATCTTCTGGAGAATACGCTGCTGTCGAGCATCAACGTCGGTGGGGATGCCGATACGCACGGAGCAATGCTCGGCGCACTACTGGGGGCACTCCACGGCTGGAAGGCGTTTCCGGACGAATGGCGAGACGGACTCGAGGCCCGGGCGCGGCTGGAGGAGGAGGCGGGTGCGTTTGCACAGAACCTCGAAACGGTGAAGCGCTGA